The following coding sequences are from one Paenibacillus sp. FSL R5-0912 window:
- a CDS encoding chemotaxis protein CheW, with the protein MESALQKQYVEFGVDHEHYAIPISDVHEIIRMQEITDIPNGRHYVKGIINLRGKIVPVLSLRVLLDMAELDYTKHTRILVVHHLEDAVGIIVDKVNKVTTFNDIQPPPDSFSGISPSFFNGVGFSSSGLVGILKLDEILLRE; encoded by the coding sequence ATGGAGTCTGCCTTACAGAAGCAATATGTTGAATTCGGGGTGGATCATGAGCATTACGCCATCCCCATTTCTGATGTTCATGAAATTATTAGAATGCAGGAGATTACGGATATTCCTAACGGCCGCCATTACGTTAAAGGGATCATCAATTTGAGGGGAAAAATCGTGCCTGTGCTTAGCCTGAGGGTGCTGCTGGATATGGCAGAGCTCGACTATACCAAGCATACACGTATTCTGGTCGTCCATCACCTGGAGGACGCTGTTGGTATCATAGTCGACAAGGTGAATAAAGTGACTACATTTAACGATATTCAGCCCCCACCTGACAGCTTCTCCGGAATCAGCCCTTCCTTCTTCAACGGAGTAGGCTTCTCATCTTCGGGACTGGTCGGAATCCTCAAGCTGGATGAGATACTGCTGCGTGAGTAA
- a CDS encoding class I SAM-dependent methyltransferase, translating into MTEFWEASFIEKQTMWGFEPSDSAILTKDFFLEKNVKDILVPGIGYGRNAKVFMDNGIEVTGIEISQTAIDLARQSGLDMNIFHGSVTDMPFDNKLYDGIFCYALIHLLDQREREKFIQDCYNQLKPGGYMVFTTVSKKAPMYGKGVQLDTDYFEIMDRVKMFFYDADSIQQDFANYGLVESSEIDEPGKNMKNKPFINFLIVKCKKEG; encoded by the coding sequence ATGACGGAGTTTTGGGAAGCAAGCTTCATAGAAAAACAAACGATGTGGGGATTTGAACCTTCTGACTCGGCCATCCTAACCAAGGATTTTTTCCTTGAAAAGAATGTTAAAGACATCCTGGTTCCCGGCATTGGATATGGCAGAAATGCAAAGGTTTTTATGGACAATGGAATAGAAGTTACTGGTATTGAAATTTCGCAAACAGCGATTGACCTGGCGAGGCAGAGCGGGCTGGATATGAATATTTTTCACGGCTCGGTAACCGATATGCCATTTGATAACAAGCTCTATGACGGTATATTCTGCTATGCCCTGATTCACTTATTGGATCAGCGTGAGCGGGAGAAGTTCATTCAGGATTGTTATAATCAGCTGAAGCCGGGTGGATATATGGTCTTTACAACGGTATCCAAAAAAGCTCCAATGTACGGTAAGGGTGTCCAACTGGATACAGACTATTTCGAGATCATGGACCGAGTGAAAATGTTTTTTTATGATGCTGACTCCATTCAACAGGACTTTGCCAATTATGGCCTGGTCGAGAGTTCAGAAATAGATGAGCCCGGTAAGAATATGAAAAACAAACCTTTCATAAACTTCTTAATTGTAAAATGTAAAAAAGAAGGATAG
- a CDS encoding ABC transporter permease has product MNKMGSIIGFTFKNKVRTKSFMITTLILVLLLSIGMNIPYLIKVFKGEDGAKEATQIGVVAEQGFRPAELLLAYTPPAETDAQVEFTAYTSADDAALKQGLEDEKVEGYLTFASEGSEGVPPVTYHSKDGDISDKVQSYLQTALQQVNTGLIVGDKLTESQVAAIFAPVSIGTEQLNADAAASGAEEGDAKPVINYVVVYVLLMLFFMSVMMTGNMIAAEITSEKSSRIMEILITSASPLTQMFGKVIGIFLVGLLQIAIISASIAVNLMLPHNSSILTDFNLDLGQLNAGILVYGFILYILGYFLYALMYAAVGSIVSRTEDLGQAIMPVLMLGFVSFYLPLFSISNPDTLLVKVASFVPFTSSLSLLLRIGVGHVAVWEIIVSLAILLATTFVFGWLAAKIYRTGVLMYGKRPSIKEIRKAMKAYKI; this is encoded by the coding sequence ATGAATAAGATGGGGAGTATTATAGGCTTCACATTCAAGAATAAGGTAAGAACCAAGTCCTTCATGATTACAACATTAATTCTGGTGCTCCTGCTGAGTATCGGGATGAATATTCCTTATTTGATCAAAGTATTTAAGGGAGAAGACGGTGCTAAGGAAGCTACGCAAATCGGAGTGGTTGCCGAGCAGGGCTTCCGCCCTGCCGAACTGCTTCTGGCGTATACACCACCGGCTGAAACAGATGCTCAAGTCGAATTCACAGCTTATACCTCCGCAGATGATGCAGCGCTGAAGCAAGGGCTGGAGGACGAGAAAGTTGAGGGGTATCTCACCTTTGCTTCAGAAGGCAGTGAGGGGGTACCGCCGGTAACGTATCATAGCAAAGACGGGGATATCAGCGACAAAGTGCAGAGTTATCTTCAAACTGCTTTGCAGCAGGTGAATACCGGACTTATTGTTGGCGATAAGCTGACGGAGAGCCAGGTAGCCGCGATATTCGCTCCGGTCTCCATTGGCACTGAACAGCTGAATGCCGATGCAGCAGCGTCCGGTGCAGAAGAAGGGGATGCCAAGCCGGTCATTAACTATGTTGTCGTCTACGTCCTGCTGATGCTGTTCTTCATGTCCGTGATGATGACAGGCAACATGATCGCCGCTGAGATTACCTCGGAGAAAAGCTCGCGTATCATGGAGATTCTGATCACCAGCGCATCACCCTTAACACAGATGTTCGGCAAGGTCATCGGGATCTTCCTCGTCGGCCTGCTGCAGATCGCCATTATATCTGCCAGCATCGCTGTCAACCTGATGCTTCCGCACAATTCCAGTATACTGACTGACTTTAATCTGGATCTGGGACAGCTGAATGCCGGCATTCTGGTGTATGGATTTATCCTGTATATCCTGGGTTACTTCCTGTATGCCCTGATGTATGCAGCTGTAGGTTCGATTGTCAGCCGGACAGAAGATCTGGGGCAGGCGATTATGCCTGTGCTGATGCTCGGCTTCGTCAGCTTCTACCTGCCGCTGTTCAGCATCTCGAACCCGGATACCCTGCTGGTTAAGGTAGCAAGCTTCGTTCCATTCACCTCTTCACTCAGCTTGCTGCTGCGGATCGGCGTTGGCCATGTGGCCGTTTGGGAGATCATAGTCTCGCTGGCCATCCTGCTGGCAACGACCTTCGTCTTCGGCTGGCTCGCCGCCAAGATTTATCGCACCGGCGTCCTGATGTACGGCAAGCGTCCTAGTATTAAGGAGATTAGAAAAGCGATGAAGGCTTATAAGATCTAA
- a CDS encoding IS4 family transposase produces MVQQHSLSEQSRFSKLFASLHIGKALRHAGISKSFGLSSLAVFQIVFSLVFEGKNWFRLLESDRRADLPGKDVIYRFLNQASFAWRRFLQTLSLRTVQGFESLISSTRVRVFIIDDSVLSRNRSKKAELLARVFDHSTGKFTKGYTMLTLGWSDGFSFAPLDFAMLSSAKLANWLCEMASNLSKRSNGYKRRMEAFSRKPDAVVALLERALRAGFTADYVLMDSWFTQAPLLRQLTGKGFAVIGMVKEMKQRYLVQGKRMTLSEVFQSLPKSNSKDIKGSVIVHTTCDLPVKLVFVRNRNKKREWLAILSTDVTLDAAEIVRIYGMRWSIETFFKVTKSYLKLGTEFQGRSFDQLISHTTIVFSRYLAMEYERRQSSDDRTLGGLFFLFADEVRDLDFQTALQQLMSLFLEMSEAKTKKNKTAVFCQLQDWISSLPSYIKGLFGDLGCES; encoded by the coding sequence ATGGTACAACAACATTCCCTGTCTGAACAGTCTCGCTTTTCCAAACTTTTTGCTTCGCTCCACATCGGGAAAGCCTTACGGCACGCAGGCATTTCCAAATCCTTTGGTCTTTCGAGTCTAGCGGTTTTTCAAATCGTTTTCTCTTTGGTCTTCGAAGGAAAGAACTGGTTTCGACTTCTGGAAAGTGACCGTAGAGCAGATCTTCCCGGCAAAGATGTCATCTATCGATTTTTGAATCAAGCTTCTTTTGCGTGGCGGCGCTTTTTGCAAACCTTAAGTCTTCGCACCGTGCAGGGTTTCGAATCGCTTATTTCATCTACGCGTGTACGAGTGTTCATCATCGACGATTCCGTTTTGAGCCGAAACCGGAGCAAAAAAGCAGAGTTACTGGCACGAGTCTTTGACCATTCCACGGGCAAATTTACCAAAGGTTACACCATGCTAACCCTGGGCTGGTCGGACGGTTTTAGCTTCGCTCCGCTTGACTTTGCCATGCTGTCTTCAGCTAAACTGGCCAATTGGTTGTGCGAAATGGCTTCGAATCTCTCGAAACGCAGCAACGGGTACAAACGTCGAATGGAGGCCTTTTCTCGGAAGCCGGATGCCGTTGTTGCCTTGCTGGAACGGGCTTTACGTGCAGGATTCACCGCCGATTACGTACTCATGGATAGCTGGTTTACGCAAGCTCCACTGCTTCGTCAGCTCACAGGCAAAGGCTTCGCTGTGATTGGTATGGTCAAGGAAATGAAACAGCGCTATCTGGTTCAAGGCAAGCGAATGACGCTAAGTGAAGTTTTTCAAAGCCTTCCGAAGTCCAATTCAAAAGACATCAAAGGCTCCGTCATCGTACACACGACCTGTGATCTGCCCGTGAAGCTTGTTTTTGTCCGTAACCGGAATAAAAAACGGGAATGGCTGGCGATTTTAAGTACAGACGTAACGTTGGATGCTGCTGAAATTGTACGAATCTACGGTATGCGCTGGAGTATAGAGACCTTTTTCAAAGTCACCAAAAGCTATTTGAAACTGGGTACCGAATTTCAAGGCCGTTCCTTCGACCAATTGATCAGTCACACAACGATTGTGTTCAGCCGTTATTTGGCAATGGAATACGAACGGCGTCAATCGAGTGATGACCGGACACTGGGAGGACTCTTTTTCCTCTTTGCAGATGAAGTTCGCGATCTGGACTTCCAGACCGCGCTTCAGCAACTCATGAGTTTATTTCTCGAAATGTCAGAGGCCAAAACCAAGAAGAACAAAACAGCTGTTTTTTGTCAACTACAAGATTGGATCTCTAGTTTACCCAGCTATATCAAGGGTTTGTTTGGAGATTTGGGCTGCGAAAGTTGA
- a CDS encoding ABC transporter ATP-binding protein — protein sequence MEALHLEQVVKQYGDKTAVNGISLKVEQGEIYGLLGANGAGKTTTMRMVLGLIYPDEGSILYNGKPYSTELQHLMGYLPEERGLYPKVKVSDQIIYLARLRGMPASEADKSLRYWLDRFDVPEYYNKKIEELSKGNQQKMGFVAAVVHKPKILILDEAFSGLDPVNVELLKDTVREMRDQGTSILFSTHRMEHVEELCRNITILDRSNTVVQGDIREIKKGYPREEVLLRTAGDVNGLAEIAGVTAVQRQERGYLLSISEIGAAQRILQLAMAQGEVEHFEIKEPTLNQIFIRAVGESNE from the coding sequence ATGGAAGCTTTGCATTTGGAGCAGGTAGTGAAGCAGTACGGTGATAAAACAGCAGTCAACGGAATCAGTCTGAAGGTGGAACAAGGCGAAATTTACGGTCTGCTGGGTGCAAACGGCGCCGGCAAAACGACGACTATGCGCATGGTGCTGGGGTTGATCTATCCAGATGAAGGCAGTATCCTCTATAACGGCAAGCCGTATAGTACGGAGCTTCAGCATCTGATGGGCTATCTTCCAGAGGAGCGGGGCCTATATCCGAAGGTCAAAGTAAGCGATCAGATTATCTATCTGGCGCGGCTGCGCGGGATGCCCGCAAGTGAGGCGGATAAGAGCCTGCGCTACTGGCTGGACCGGTTCGATGTTCCGGAATACTACAATAAGAAGATTGAAGAATTGTCCAAGGGCAATCAGCAGAAGATGGGCTTCGTTGCTGCCGTCGTCCATAAGCCGAAGATTCTGATTCTGGATGAAGCCTTCAGCGGCCTCGATCCGGTGAATGTGGAGCTGCTGAAGGATACGGTCCGGGAGATGCGTGATCAGGGCACAAGTATTCTTTTCTCCACCCACCGGATGGAGCATGTAGAAGAATTATGCCGCAATATTACGATTCTTGACCGCTCTAACACTGTAGTGCAGGGGGATATCCGTGAAATCAAGAAGGGGTATCCGCGCGAAGAAGTCTTACTGCGTACGGCCGGGGATGTGAACGGGCTTGCGGAGATTGCCGGAGTCACTGCAGTGCAGCGCCAGGAACGCGGGTATCTGTTGTCCATCAGCGAGATTGGCGCAGCGCAGCGTATTCTGCAGCTGGCAATGGCTCAAGGCGAGGTAGAGCATTTCGAGATTAAGGAACCGACGCTAAACCAAATCTTTATCAGAGCGGTGGGTGAATCTAATGAATAA
- a CDS encoding GntR family transcriptional regulator, with protein sequence MWIPIQINENSAEPLYHQIETQLKSLIISGTITEGTLLPSIREFAGDLKCSVITVRRVYQDLENEGLLRTRQGTGTFVSHVGDGTMAGYKQDAIRKALESAVDVGLSVHCSEDELTQLFKEIVQDKYGKQE encoded by the coding sequence ATGTGGATACCCATACAGATAAATGAGAACAGCGCAGAGCCGCTGTATCATCAGATCGAAACCCAGCTGAAATCGCTGATTATCTCTGGCACGATCACGGAGGGAACCCTGCTTCCTTCCATCCGTGAATTTGCAGGTGACCTGAAGTGCAGTGTGATTACCGTCCGGCGGGTCTATCAGGATCTGGAGAATGAAGGGCTGCTGCGCACAAGACAGGGAACGGGCACCTTCGTCTCCCATGTAGGCGACGGAACCATGGCAGGCTATAAGCAGGACGCCATCCGCAAAGCGCTGGAGAGTGCAGTGGATGTGGGGCTGTCCGTACATTGCAGTGAAGATGAGCTGACACAGCTGTTCAAGGAAATTGTGCAGGACAAATACGGGAAACAGGAATGA
- a CDS encoding ATP-binding cassette domain-containing protein, whose protein sequence is MVQQAIELRNVCKKRRGKTVGPLNVNLPQGYITALVGQNGSGKSTLLHMLLQLTFPEEGEIRWFEEAYRDGLPLQLRQTIAYVPEISQNEENFWTASEAAGFRRHWYPAWDQGYYEELLLKLEVPENARLGKMSKGERRKFEIAAALAAKPRLLLLDEPSSGLDPFAWKIMIETLQRYMDEHEATIVISTHIVEEVRRLADYIVLMHQGQLLGMAEKDSLFGSWSEIWVQAEGGQALEELAAELPQALELKLETPGVASFLTQQIFQYEKRIHDLGVKVIKSRSLELDEILSLWTRGHRPVLIDQKRGE, encoded by the coding sequence ATGGTACAGCAAGCCATAGAACTACGGAATGTGTGCAAGAAGCGGAGGGGCAAGACGGTAGGGCCGCTTAATGTTAATCTGCCGCAGGGTTACATTACTGCGCTGGTGGGTCAGAACGGCTCCGGCAAAAGCACGCTGCTGCACATGCTGCTGCAGCTGACTTTTCCAGAGGAAGGTGAGATCCGCTGGTTTGAGGAAGCCTACCGTGACGGGCTGCCGCTCCAGCTCCGCCAGACTATCGCTTATGTACCGGAGATCTCGCAGAATGAAGAGAATTTCTGGACAGCCAGCGAGGCTGCCGGATTCCGCCGACACTGGTATCCTGCCTGGGACCAAGGCTATTACGAGGAGCTGCTCCTGAAGCTGGAGGTGCCGGAGAATGCCAGGCTGGGCAAGATGTCCAAGGGTGAACGCCGCAAATTCGAGATTGCCGCGGCCCTGGCTGCGAAGCCCCGGCTGCTGCTGCTGGATGAGCCGTCTTCCGGCCTTGACCCTTTTGCCTGGAAGATTATGATTGAGACTCTGCAGCGGTACATGGATGAGCATGAGGCCACCATCGTGATCTCGACCCACATTGTGGAAGAGGTGCGGCGGCTGGCGGATTACATTGTCCTGATGCATCAGGGGCAGCTGCTGGGAATGGCCGAGAAAGACAGCTTGTTCGGCTCCTGGAGTGAAATATGGGTTCAGGCAGAAGGCGGACAGGCGCTGGAAGAACTGGCAGCAGAGCTGCCGCAGGCGCTGGAGCTTAAGCTGGAAACTCCGGGAGTGGCTTCATTTTTGACCCAGCAAATCTTTCAATATGAGAAACGCATTCATGATTTGGGCGTAAAGGTTATCAAGAGCCGCAGCCTGGAGCTGGATGAAATCCTAAGCTTGTGGACCCGGGGACATCGTCCGGTTCTGATCGACCAGAAGAGAGGGGAATAA
- a CDS encoding tyrosine-type recombinase/integrase produces MTIKQAEMSSAQLSLVYSGAGNISDDQIVQMFVVTCCANTNTERNYRRAIADFRKYITGTPLREVTWREIEAYKFFLTQGGYSYPKQLAPASIAAFLAPLKSFYKWGSDQHIGIFAANPTLSVRIPKISITSRKNFLTKREVGNLLGELQKQSLRNYLIGLTLVMLGLRVSELTAMKWGDFHTDPLEASVWLTVANAKGGKRREIKVPPMLWRLYSQLPGAPDVKGSADAELRMFPLSSRQVERIIKTAGESSSIEKKATPHWLRHTSATLALLQGASLQQVQESLGHSHINTTQRYLHTVQQIQKAAPDFVEDSLRNFIQ; encoded by the coding sequence ATGACAATAAAACAGGCAGAAATGAGCAGCGCCCAGTTAAGTTTGGTTTACTCGGGTGCGGGCAATATCAGTGATGATCAGATTGTTCAGATGTTTGTGGTAACCTGCTGCGCCAATACCAATACAGAACGTAATTACAGGAGGGCCATTGCTGACTTTCGTAAATATATAACGGGTACGCCCTTACGGGAAGTGACCTGGAGGGAGATAGAGGCGTATAAATTCTTTCTGACCCAGGGAGGCTACAGCTATCCGAAGCAACTGGCTCCGGCAAGTATTGCCGCATTTCTTGCGCCTTTGAAGTCATTTTATAAATGGGGTAGTGATCAGCATATCGGCATCTTTGCAGCCAATCCCACCTTAAGCGTGCGCATTCCCAAAATTTCAATAACAAGCCGGAAGAATTTCCTGACCAAAAGAGAAGTGGGGAATTTGCTGGGGGAGCTTCAGAAGCAGAGCCTGCGCAATTACCTGATCGGGCTGACACTGGTGATGCTGGGACTCCGCGTATCTGAGCTGACAGCGATGAAATGGGGCGATTTCCATACGGATCCTCTGGAGGCCTCTGTCTGGCTGACGGTCGCGAATGCCAAGGGCGGCAAGCGCAGAGAAATCAAAGTGCCGCCAATGCTTTGGCGTCTGTACTCTCAATTACCCGGTGCCCCTGATGTGAAGGGGAGTGCTGATGCGGAGCTTCGGATGTTTCCGTTATCCTCAAGACAGGTTGAGCGGATCATCAAGACAGCCGGAGAGTCAAGCTCCATTGAGAAAAAGGCTACTCCGCACTGGCTGCGCCATACCAGTGCCACACTGGCGTTGCTGCAAGGGGCCTCGCTTCAACAGGTACAGGAATCGCTGGGACATTCCCACATCAATACCACTCAGCGTTATCTCCACACGGTTCAGCAAATTCAAAAGGCCGCCCCGGATTTTGTGGAGGACAGCCTGCGGAATTTTATTCAATAA
- a CDS encoding IS630 family transposase (programmed frameshift), producing the protein MQVQTEIEAVEQAMKQTTDKRMYERFLAVRLRLEGQTLEQISKTLHRTRKTIGGYLHKYRDGGLDALAMEHSPGKPPKLTKTQTDQLTKVLTNKRPADVGFDAKYTWTLKLVIGYIEREFDQTFSERGLSLLLHRLGFSYTKATYTLTAANPEEQQRFREKTAITLKKLMDGQIAHLLFEDESMIRAYQSLQYNWFPRGQQRKIKTYGKHEGAKLFGTLDYATGKVFYQESESYDAKAFEHFLNSLLTEYPTGQIVMVLDNGRIHKAASIERFLQDEPRLEFVFLPKYSPNLNPIEGLWKWLKSDVIHNVFYDKTYKIRTAVSSFMKRINQNPMEVIDRLCINV; encoded by the exons ATGCAAGTTCAGACAGAAATTGAAGCAGTGGAACAAGCGATGAAACAGACAACAGATAAGCGAATGTACGAGCGTTTTCTTGCAGTTCGCCTTCGATTGGAAGGACAGACCCTTGAACAAATATCAAAGACTCTTCATCGTACGCGAAAAACTATAGGTGGCTATCTGCATAAATATCGGGATGGTGGACTGGATGCATTGGCGATGGAGCATTCACCGGGTAAACCTCCAAAACTGACGAAAACACAGACGGACCAACTCACCAAAGTGCTTACCAACAAACGTCCGGCTGACGTTGGATTTGATGCGAAATACACATGGACCTTGAAACTTGTTATTGGCTATATTGAGCGTGAATTCGATCAAACTTTTAGCGAGCGTGGTCTATCTTTGCTTTTGCATCGACTTGGATTCAGTTACACGAAAGCAACGTATACCTTGACGGCTGCGAATCCAGAAGAGCAACAAAGGTTTCGGGAGAAGACCGCAATCACTTTA AAAAAGCTCATGGACGGACAAATCGCCCATTTGCTCTTTGAAGATGAATCCATGATTCGAGCCTACCAATCCCTGCAGTACAATTGGTTTCCTCGGGGGCAACAACGAAAGATTAAAACCTATGGCAAGCATGAGGGCGCGAAGCTCTTTGGAACACTGGATTATGCAACGGGTAAAGTGTTTTACCAAGAAAGCGAATCATACGATGCAAAGGCGTTCGAACACTTCTTGAACTCACTTCTCACCGAATATCCTACCGGGCAAATCGTTATGGTACTGGACAATGGTCGTATTCATAAAGCAGCTTCCATTGAACGTTTTCTACAGGATGAACCCCGGCTAGAGTTTGTGTTTTTGCCCAAATATTCTCCTAATCTCAATCCCATTGAGGGACTCTGGAAATGGTTAAAAAGTGATGTCATCCACAACGTTTTTTACGATAAAACATACAAAATTCGAACCGCTGTCAGCAGTTTTATGAAACGCATAAACCAGAATCCAATGGAAGTGATTGATCGATTGTGTATAAATGTGTAA
- a CDS encoding chemotaxis protein CheA: MVDLSEYRGIFLEELEDQLQLIEDEVLRLEQSGETEAGIQQFFRAAHTLKGSSASMGYNRLKEVTHHLEHLLHQMRNGERQVTNELIRLFFQALDGMRALQSEIAANDQETTDVSGLIQKLSTFGVEERQRHEQKPSVRPSRAGIPLQPFWLHVWLSPGCEMKLPRLHLIDAKLRSLSTVLRMKPELEEIQAHDNGIDGASWMLSPKGNIHELRQEVLSIMDVESIYIEELPDSSLRPAEFMKPPLPEPERQDLLEEPEVLPAASQIAKPQTIRVQVERLEKLMNLAGELVIDQTRFHLLNRRFHQQYGANELTAELGQLADHLASITGELQESMIKVRMLPLEQLFNRLPRMVRDLSGSLNKQIELVIEGKETELDRTLIEELGDPLIHLLRNAVDHGIETPEARRIAGKSETGTVRIAASHEDNQVVLVIEDDGAGIDSEAIAQSALKKGIITAEEARNMTDDEALRLIFRPGFSTASQISDISGRGVGMDIVRNDIERINGMIDIETTKGQGTRFTIRLPLTLAIIRGLLVHVGSATFVIPMSSVAEIIRTAPGEIRSVRGQPVITARNQLVPVVWLQDCLGIPPEADASEASVPLIILGRGEKRLALAVDALVGNQDIVIKSLGSYIGKTDSISGATILGNGKIALIIDTANLFVTAGTFV; the protein is encoded by the coding sequence ATGGTTGACTTATCAGAATACCGCGGGATTTTTCTTGAAGAACTGGAGGATCAGCTACAGCTGATCGAAGATGAAGTACTCCGGCTTGAACAGAGCGGAGAAACGGAAGCCGGAATACAGCAATTCTTCCGGGCGGCCCATACCCTGAAAGGCTCCTCTGCATCCATGGGCTATAACAGGCTGAAGGAGGTCACACATCATCTTGAGCATCTGCTTCACCAGATGAGGAACGGAGAACGGCAAGTTACGAATGAGCTGATCCGCCTGTTCTTCCAGGCGCTGGACGGAATGCGCGCACTGCAAAGTGAGATCGCCGCTAATGATCAGGAGACGACAGATGTATCCGGGCTTATTCAGAAGCTCAGCACATTTGGAGTGGAAGAACGGCAGAGACATGAACAGAAACCGTCTGTCCGGCCAAGCAGGGCCGGCATTCCTCTCCAGCCGTTCTGGCTTCATGTCTGGCTCTCTCCCGGTTGTGAAATGAAGCTGCCGCGGCTTCACCTGATCGATGCCAAGCTGCGGAGCCTCTCCACGGTCCTGCGAATGAAGCCGGAGCTGGAGGAGATCCAGGCCCATGACAACGGGATTGACGGGGCATCCTGGATGCTGTCCCCCAAAGGCAATATCCATGAGCTCCGGCAGGAGGTCCTCTCCATCATGGATGTTGAGAGTATCTACATAGAAGAATTGCCAGACAGTTCCCTGCGTCCCGCTGAATTCATGAAGCCGCCCCTCCCGGAGCCAGAGAGACAGGATCTCCTGGAAGAGCCGGAAGTACTGCCGGCTGCCTCCCAGATCGCCAAGCCGCAAACCATCCGCGTTCAGGTGGAGCGGCTGGAGAAGCTGATGAACCTCGCGGGCGAACTAGTCATTGATCAAACCCGGTTTCATCTCCTGAACCGCAGGTTCCACCAACAATATGGTGCGAATGAATTGACCGCAGAGCTCGGTCAGCTGGCTGACCATCTGGCAAGTATTACTGGTGAGCTGCAGGAGAGCATGATCAAGGTACGAATGCTGCCCCTGGAACAGCTGTTCAACCGTCTCCCGCGCATGGTCCGAGACTTGTCCGGCTCCCTGAACAAGCAGATTGAGCTGGTCATTGAAGGCAAGGAGACCGAGCTGGACCGGACACTGATTGAAGAGCTTGGTGACCCGCTTATCCATCTTTTGCGGAATGCTGTCGATCATGGTATCGAAACCCCGGAAGCCCGGCGCATCGCCGGCAAAAGCGAAACAGGAACCGTACGGATCGCCGCTTCACATGAGGATAATCAGGTCGTTCTGGTTATTGAAGACGACGGGGCCGGTATTGATTCCGAAGCGATTGCCCAATCCGCCTTAAAGAAGGGCATCATTACCGCTGAAGAGGCCCGTAACATGACTGACGATGAGGCCCTGCGCCTTATTTTCAGACCCGGCTTCTCCACAGCCAGTCAGATCAGCGATATCTCCGGCCGCGGGGTAGGAATGGATATCGTCCGGAATGACATTGAACGGATCAATGGAATGATCGATATTGAGACCACCAAAGGGCAAGGCACACGCTTTACTATCCGGCTGCCCTTGACACTCGCTATCATCCGCGGACTACTCGTACATGTCGGCTCAGCCACCTTCGTTATTCCGATGAGCAGCGTGGCCGAAATTATCCGTACAGCCCCCGGTGAGATCCGCTCTGTTCGCGGACAGCCTGTCATTACCGCACGCAATCAGCTCGTCCCGGTGGTCTGGCTGCAGGATTGCCTGGGGATACCACCGGAAGCAGACGCAAGCGAAGCTTCAGTTCCACTGATCATTCTGGGACGTGGAGAGAAAAGGCTGGCACTGGCAGTAGACGCGCTTGTTGGCAACCAGGATATTGTGATTAAATCGCTAGGCTCATACATAGGCAAAACAGACAGCATTTCAGGAGCTACCATTCTGGGGAACGGCAAAATTGCGCTTATCATAGACACGGCAAATCTGTTTGTCACAGCAGGTACTTTTGTTTAA
- a CDS encoding papain-like cysteine protease family protein translates to MSRKRKLLLVLPCLLLSLSLFASSASAYINYRYNSVTAQVQQKTLWCWAAVSSMLGNYLGATPTQSQIVTYIYGSPVDQTGTVTDMKNALANWNVSSTALLTTISFGDIIYNIDRNMNMNAAIGYHGGGGHALLIRGYYQDTSNSTQTVYYIDPFNGSYNTMSYSSFSYNSNWYWGNTLTAVYIN, encoded by the coding sequence ATGTCTCGTAAAAGAAAACTATTATTAGTCTTGCCGTGTTTATTACTTTCTCTCTCGTTATTTGCATCTAGCGCTTCTGCTTATATTAATTACAGATACAACTCTGTGACAGCACAAGTTCAACAAAAAACTTTATGGTGCTGGGCAGCAGTTTCAAGTATGCTTGGTAATTATCTTGGTGCTACACCGACACAATCGCAAATTGTTACCTACATTTATGGATCTCCAGTTGACCAGACAGGTACTGTTACCGATATGAAAAATGCATTAGCCAACTGGAATGTATCTTCGACTGCATTGCTCACAACAATTTCTTTTGGAGATATTATTTACAATATTGATAGAAATATGAATATGAACGCTGCAATTGGCTATCATGGTGGAGGTGGACATGCATTACTCATCAGAGGATATTACCAAGATACGAGTAATTCAACACAAACAGTATATTACATTGATCCTTTTAATGGATCTTATAATACCATGTCCTATAGTAGTTTTTCATATAATAGCAATTGGTATTGGGGTAATACTTTAACTGCAGTTTATATAAATTAA